The Magnetospirillum sp. XM-1 genomic interval CAATAACGCGCTCTACCCCTATAATCTCGGCCGGGCGCTGCAGGACCTGGGCTGCCTTCCCGAAGCCGCCGAGGCCTATGACCGGGCCACTGCCCGCGACCCCGAATACGTTTCGGCCTATCTCAACATGGGCGTCGTCCTGCGGCGGATGGGCAACGTGGATCTGGCCCTGGAGAAGTACGCCCGGGCCATCGAACTGCAGCCCGACAACGGTGCGGCCCATCTCAATCGCGGCAAGCTGCTGACTGCGGCCAGTCGTTTCGATGACGCGCTGCCTGATTACCGCCGGGCGGTGGCGTTGCTGCCGAACGATGGCGATTCCCGCTGCGAATTGGTGCATCTGCGCCGGCAGATGTGCGATTGGGACGACCTGGCGGCGGATGAGGCGGAACTGCGTGCTCTGGTCCAGGCCGGAGTCGAAGGCGTCGACCCGTTTGTCTTCATGTCGCTCGATACGCCGCCGGCCGAACAGCTGGCCTGCGCCCGGCTGTGGGCGGCGGAAATGGAACGCGAGACGCTGTCCAAGGCGGAGCGGCTGGCTCCGGCGGCTCCGGCCGCCGCCGGGCCGATCCGCCTGGGGTACCTGTCAGCGGATTTCCGTCGCCATCCGGGCGCCCAGATCGTCACCGACCTGCTGGAGCGTCACGATCGCGGCCGCTTTAGCGTGCACGCCTATTCCTGCGGTCCCGACGACGACAGCGACGAACGCCGGCGGGCCATGGCCGCCGTCGATCATTTCACCGACATCGCCGAGCTTGACCTGGCCGAGGCGGCCTCCCGCATCCGGGCCGACGGCATCGACATCCTGATCAACCTGTCGGGCTATACCCAGTACAACCGCACCGGCCTTCTGGCCCTGCGTCCCGCGCCGGTTCAGGTCAGCTACCTGGGCTATGTCGGCACCCTGGGGGCGGATTTCGCCGATTACCTGGTGGCCGATCCGGTGGTGTTGCCGCCGTCCGAGCAGCCATATTACGCCGAGCGGATCGTCTCGATGCCGCATTGCTATCTGCCCTCGGATTCCTCGCGCGCCCTGCCGCCGGCCGCCCCTGGCCGCAGCGAAGCGGGGCTGCCCGAAGACGGCATGGTGTTCTGCGCCTTCCATGGCCATCAAAAGATCACCCCGTCCACCTTCGCCCTGTGGATGGAGGTGCTGGCCAAGGTTCCGGGGAGCGTTCTGTGGCTTCTCGATGGCGCCGATTCGACCCGTGACCGGCTGCGCGGCCATGCGGGGAAGGCGGGGATCGATCCCGACCGTCTGGTCTTTGCCCCCCGGGTCGAGTTCGAGGCCCATCTGGCCCGTCATCGTCTGGCTGACCTGTTCCTCGACGCGCTGCCCTATAACGCCCATGGCTCGGCCGTGGATGCGTTGTGGATGGGATTGCCGTTGCTGACCTGCGAGGGAAGCAGCTTTCCCGGCCGGGTGGCGTCGAGCGTGCTGCAGGCCGCCGGGTTGCCGGATCTGGTGACCCGTTCTCCGGCGTCCTTCGTCGAGATGGCGGTGGCGTTGGCCAATGATCCGGGACGTCTGGCCGATTTGCGCCGGCACCTGGAGGAGGGGCGTGGGCGGCTCCCCCTGTTCGACAATGAAAGCTTTACCCGCGATCTGGAGCGGGCTTACGAGCGCATGATCGAGCGGGCGCGGGCGGGATTGCCGCCCGAAGCCTTCTCGGTGTGACCGCTCAGTCGCGCAGAATGGTGGTGAGCGCGATGATCGCCCAGCCGAAAACGGTCGAGCCGATTACCGCGCCGGCCACCACGATGGCGGCATAGCCGACCATGCGGGGAATACGGCATTCGGTCTTGCAGGTCAGATTGGCGGCCATGGGGATCCTCTGTCATTGGTCATGTGCTCATCGTTATATAATTGACCAATGTCACATTCAATATTTTGAATTTATCTGATTCCGAATAGCCGCCATGCAAAAGGCCCGGTCGAAACGACCGGGCCTTTTTCGTCGGTAATCCAATAAAATCAAGCGTTGTAGGCGCCGCCCCTGAGGATGCGGATATAGTTGACGCGGTCGAAGGCGGCCAGATCCTTGGTGGCGCCGCGGCTCATGCGGCCGCGGATGTCGGCGACGGATTCGGCTTCACGCTCCTTAAGCTCGGCGACCAGACCGTCGTGCAGGGTCTTCATGTAATCGACGCCGTGGCGCATCAGGGCCGAGGTGGTCATCACCACGTCGGCGCCGACGAACAGGTACTTCACCACCTCGGCGGCGGTCTGCACGCCGGAGCTGGCGGCGATGGAGGCCTTGATCTTGCCGGCCAGGGTGGCGATCCACAGCAGCGGCAGGCGGATCTCGCCCTTGTGGCTGAGCTTGAGGTCGCGAACCAGCTTCAGCTCTTCCAAGTCGATGTCGGGCTGGTAGAAGCGGTTGAACAGCACCACGCCGTCGACGCCGTGCTGGTCCAGCACCTTCACCATGTTGCCCACCGAGCTGAAATAGGGGCTGAGCTTCATGGAGACGGGCAGCGACACCGCCGCCTTCACGTCTTCCAGAATTTCCAGGTAGCGGGATTCCACCTCGGTGCCGCTCATGTCCATGTCGGTGGGCAGCATGTAGACGTTCAGCTCGATGGCGCTGGCGCCCGCCTGCTGAATCTGGGTGGCGTAATCGGTCCAGCCGGTCCGCGTGGTGCCGTTCAGGCTGGCGATCACCGGAATGTCCACCGCCTCCTTGGTGCGGCGGATCAGGTCGAGATAGTTCTTAGGGCCCACATTGGCGCTGATATTGGCGGGGAAGTACGAGAACGCCTCGGAATTGCCCTCGCAGACCAAGCGCTCGATCTCGTCGATCTCGTTCTCCATGTCTTCTTGGAAGATGGAGGGCAGCACGATGGCCGCCGCGCCGCAATCCTCGAGCCGGCGTGAGTTGCCGATGTCCAGAGCCAACGGCGATGCCGACACCACCAGGGGATTCTTCAGGTCGAGGCCGAGATAGCGGGTGGCGAGATTCATGGCGGCTGTCCTTACGTCGGAGCGAATGTTGCGCGAGTGAAAGGGTAGACCCGGCCGGGCTCGCGCGGCAAGACGGAAACGGATATGGTGCGTGGCCATAACGCTCTTCCAGATCATTCCAGGTCATGCCGCATCCATCCGCATCCAAACATCTTTGGCTGGCCCTGTCGCCTCACGGCTACGGCCACGCCGCCATGACCGCGCCGGTGATCGCGGCCCTTCGCCGCCGGCGGCCCGATCTGCGCCTGACCATCCAGACCGCCGTCCCGAGGACGTTCCTGGAGGAACGCTACGGCCCCGATTTCGACTATGTGGCCGAAATTCCCGATTTCGGGCTGAAGATGCTGTCGGCCACCAGGGTGGACCTCGACGCCTCGGCGGCGGCCTATCGTGACGTACTTGCGGATTTCGACCGGATGGTCGAGGCCGAGGCGGAGCGGCTGCGCCATGCCCGGCCCGACGCGGTGCTGGCCAACGTGCCCTTCGTCACCCTGGCCGCCGCCGCCCGCGCCGGCATTCCGGCCGTAGCGCTCAGTTCGCTCAACTGGGCCGACATCTACCGCCGTTACCTGGGCGACCGGCCGGAAGCGGATTCCGTGTGGTCCATGATGCGGGAGTCCTACAATTCGGCCCAAGCCTTCCTGCGGGTCACGCCGGCCATGGACATGCCCAGCCTGGACAACGTGGTCGACATCGGCACGGTGGCGCGGCGGGGCCGCAATCGCCGGGAGGAATTGGCGAAAATGGCGGGGCAGGGCAGGGTCGGGCTGGTGGCCTTCGGCGGCATCGACCACGATTTGGACATGGCGAAATGGCCGCGGCTGGAGGGCTGGGTCTGGATCAGCGCCCAGGATTGCCCGCCCGGCCGGGACGACATCCGGCCCCTGGCGGTCGCGGGGCTGCCGTTTTCCGATCTGGCGGCTTCGGTCGACGTCATCGTCACCAAGCCGGGCTACGGCACCTTTTCCGAGGCCGGGCTGTCGGGAACGCCCGTGCTGTACGTGGCCCGTCCCGACTGGCCGGAATCTCCGGCCATGGACGACTGGCTGATGGCGCACACCAAGGCGCTGGCGGTATCGTTGGAGGACTTGCTCAGCGACCTGGAAACGCAACTTCAAAGGTTGTTTTCTCTTCCAGAACAGCGGGTTGGTGTGGCCGAGGGCAACGAGCAGGCCGCCGAATTCATCGAAAGCATGCTATCTGCCGGGACCGGCATCTGCGAAAGAAGTTGAATGGGGGCAGATTTGTCACGTGGGGGTATCGAAATCCGTTTACCCAATTCACATATGCGTGACATCGGTTGGCGGTGCCGTGGTACCGGACCGGTGAGGGCTCCCGGTTCGATCTCCTCTTCCGGGATGACCTGCACAGACTCGTGGGGCGCGCCCGTCCGGCCAAAGGGCGCGCCCCGCTTTTCTGGCATTTGGGGGACAAGTCCTTGACCACAAAGATGATTTACATCACCGCCCCCGACCGGGAGGCGGCTGTCGCCCTGGCCCGCGCCCTGGTGGGCGAGCGGCTGGTCGCCTGCGCCAACGTGCTGGATGGCGCCACCTCGGTCTATTGGTGGGAGGGCAAGGTCTGCGAGGAGGCCGAAGCGGTGCTGGTCTGCAAGACCCGCGGCGAACTGGTGGACACACTCATCGCCCGGGTGCGGGAATTGCACTCCTACGCCTGTCCCTGCGTGGTGGCCCTGCCCATCGAGGCGGGCAATCCCGCCTACCTGGACTGGATCCGGACCGAGACGGGCGGCTGAGCTAGCGTGGCAGCCAGACCGAGGCCATGGCCTGGGCGGCGATTCCCTCCTTGCGGCCGGTGAAGCCCAGGCCTTCGGTGGTGGTGGCCTTGACGCTGACCCGGTCCTGGGAGATGCCCAGAATTTCCGCCACTTTCGCTACCATGGCGGCCCGATGCGGCCCCACCTTGGGGCGCTCGCAGATGATGGTGATGTCCACGTTGACGATGCGCCCGCCCTTGGCGGTGACCAGCGAGCCGGCATGGGCCAGGAACTGGTCCGAGGCGGCGCCCTTCCACTTGGGATCGGTGGGCGGGAAGTGGTGGCCGATGTCGCCGGCGGCGATGGCGCCCAGCACCGCGTCGGTGAGCGCGTGCAGCGCCACGTCGGCGTCGGAATGGCCTTCCAGGCCGGCTTCGTGGGGCACCTCGATGCCGCACAGCCAGACGGACTTCTTGGCCGGGTCGAAACGGTGGACGTCGTAGCCCGAGGCCGAGCGCACCTCGCCGGCGCCGTCGAACAGGCGCCGCGCCCGCTCCAGGTCGGCGGCCGAGGTGATCTTGACGTTGTCCTCCGAACCCGCCACCAGTTCCACCGCCAGCCCAGCCATTTCCGCCACGGCGGCGTCGTCGGTGAGCTCATTGCCGATGACCGCGTGATGGGCGGCAAGGATCTCGGCATAGCGGAAGCCCTGGGGGGTCTGGGCGCGGAACAGGGCCGAGCGGTCGACGGTGTCGGCGACGAAGCCGTCCAGGCCCTTCTTCAGGGTATCGACCACCGGCATCACCGGCAGGGCGCCGGGATGGCGGTCCAGCGCCCGGATCACCCGGCCGATGG includes:
- a CDS encoding tetratricopeptide repeat protein, whose translation is MIEDILAQGQAAHRAGKLADAESSYRRVLAARPDHTEAMYALGVLMAQSRRVSESMDLLKRASCLVPEDTRIARNLALVLQAAGRPKEAEAEFVRLCEMEPAVGDHRFGLALLYSAQGRHQESIEQFRKGLALAPDNADAWCNLGLAHRAAGEDQDALEAFARAVAVSPAMVKAHGNRGALLMALGRWEEALEAWDRLIALEPAIADVYADKGVALAQLGRTQDAADCFRRAEDLDANNALYPYNLGRALQDLGCLPEAAEAYDRATARDPEYVSAYLNMGVVLRRMGNVDLALEKYARAIELQPDNGAAHLNRGKLLTAASRFDDALPDYRRAVALLPNDGDSRCELVHLRRQMCDWDDLAADEAELRALVQAGVEGVDPFVFMSLDTPPAEQLACARLWAAEMERETLSKAERLAPAAPAAAGPIRLGYLSADFRRHPGAQIVTDLLERHDRGRFSVHAYSCGPDDDSDERRRAMAAVDHFTDIAELDLAEAASRIRADGIDILINLSGYTQYNRTGLLALRPAPVQVSYLGYVGTLGADFADYLVADPVVLPPSEQPYYAERIVSMPHCYLPSDSSRALPPAAPGRSEAGLPEDGMVFCAFHGHQKITPSTFALWMEVLAKVPGSVLWLLDGADSTRDRLRGHAGKAGIDPDRLVFAPRVEFEAHLARHRLADLFLDALPYNAHGSAVDALWMGLPLLTCEGSSFPGRVASSVLQAAGLPDLVTRSPASFVEMAVALANDPGRLADLRRHLEEGRGRLPLFDNESFTRDLERAYERMIERARAGLPPEAFSV
- a CDS encoding dihydroorotate dehydrogenase-like protein; translation: MNLATRYLGLDLKNPLVVSASPLALDIGNSRRLEDCGAAAIVLPSIFQEDMENEIDEIERLVCEGNSEAFSYFPANISANVGPKNYLDLIRRTKEAVDIPVIASLNGTTRTGWTDYATQIQQAGASAIELNVYMLPTDMDMSGTEVESRYLEILEDVKAAVSLPVSMKLSPYFSSVGNMVKVLDQHGVDGVVLFNRFYQPDIDLEELKLVRDLKLSHKGEIRLPLLWIATLAGKIKASIAASSGVQTAAEVVKYLFVGADVVMTTSALMRHGVDYMKTLHDGLVAELKEREAESVADIRGRMSRGATKDLAAFDRVNYIRILRGGAYNA
- the cutA gene encoding divalent-cation tolerance protein CutA gives rise to the protein MTTKMIYITAPDREAAVALARALVGERLVACANVLDGATSVYWWEGKVCEEAEAVLVCKTRGELVDTLIARVRELHSYACPCVVALPIEAGNPAYLDWIRTETGG
- a CDS encoding bifunctional 2-C-methyl-D-erythritol 4-phosphate cytidylyltransferase/2-C-methyl-D-erythritol 2,4-cyclodiphosphate synthase, with translation MAKTVVLVVAAGRGRRFGGDLPKQYHDLAGRMVLRHTLAAFATNPEIGAVRAVIHPDDRQLYDMAAAGLNLLEPVHGGETRQDSVRLGLDSLKDLNPAKVLIHDGARPFVDHGTIGRVIRALDRHPGALPVMPVVDTLKKGLDGFVADTVDRSALFRAQTPQGFRYAEILAAHHAVIGNELTDDAAVAEMAGLAVELVAGSEDNVKITSAADLERARRLFDGAGEVRSASGYDVHRFDPAKKSVWLCGIEVPHEAGLEGHSDADVALHALTDAVLGAIAAGDIGHHFPPTDPKWKGAASDQFLAHAGSLVTAKGGRIVNVDITIICERPKVGPHRAAMVAKVAEILGISQDRVSVKATTTEGLGFTGRKEGIAAQAMASVWLPR